The Arachis hypogaea cultivar Tifrunner chromosome 16, arahy.Tifrunner.gnm2.J5K5, whole genome shotgun sequence genome contains a region encoding:
- the LOC140180289 gene encoding protein trichome birefringence-like 11, with product MEMKVEDAYRKSMETVLNWIQDTVNLNKSQVFFRTYAPVHFRSGDWRSGGSCHLETLPELNMSLVPNDNWSQFKIGNSLLSSHKNSTELVKLKILNITEMTAQRKDGHSSIYYLGPNGGTAALHQQDCSHWCLPGVPDTWNELLYAMFMKHEGFS from the exons ATGGAAATGAAGGTGGAAGATGCATATAGGAAGTCAATGGAGACTGTGTTGAATTGGATACAAGATACTGTAAATCTTAACAAGAGTCAAGTTTTCTTTCGTACATATGCACCCGTGCACTTCAG AAGTGGAGATTGGAGAAGCGGTGGAAGTTGTCATTTGGAAACACTTCCAGAGCTTAACATGTCATTAGTGCCTAATGATAACTGGTCACAATTCAAAATAGGCAATTCATTGCTATCATCACACAAAAACAGCACTGAACTTGTCAAgttaaaaatattgaatataacAGAGATGACAGCTCAGAGAAAAGATGGACACTCATCAATCTACTATCTTGGTCCGAATGGCGGCACGGCGGCACTCCATCAGCAAGATTGCAGCCACTGGTGTCTGCCTGGTGTACCTGATACATGGAATGAGCTGCTTTATGCAATGTTCATGAAACATGAAGGCTTCTCATAG